A single window of Rubripirellula lacrimiformis DNA harbors:
- a CDS encoding DUF1552 domain-containing protein, giving the protein MTQPSKTDPNRRQFLRGSSAMLGIPFFASLASAESESAQDPSPPLRSAFIYFPNGVWEKDWVPTTTGSDYELSPSLRPLQSVKSECLVLSGLDKKNSHGGDGHYAKTANYLTGMPVAKTTGKDISSGGVSIDQLLASHMKDQTPLPSLELGTEPVISGIDSNVGYTRLYGSHISWQTATRPVAKEINPRVVYERLFGQRINSDTETAASYRNLLDYVLEDATSVRKKLGRDDQFKMDEYLDSVRSVERQIEFASNERDRSYEPSPAEKAFAGSKPGMPTEFPEHIDVMLDLMVLAFQSDSTRVASFMFANDVSGRNFSFVDGVSGGHHELSHHENNETKIAQYQKINEWHVARFARMIEKMRAVPEGDGTLLDHSMIMFGSSFSDGNRHDPDNLPILLAGRGGGAIQPGRHLAAEGQVPLCNLYLSMLRKHGMELESFGDSNGELADL; this is encoded by the coding sequence ATGACACAACCATCAAAAACAGATCCCAACCGGCGACAGTTTCTGCGCGGATCGAGCGCGATGCTGGGAATTCCATTTTTTGCTTCCTTGGCATCGGCGGAAAGCGAATCTGCCCAAGATCCATCACCGCCGCTTCGCAGCGCTTTCATTTACTTTCCCAACGGTGTCTGGGAAAAGGATTGGGTCCCCACCACCACGGGTTCGGACTACGAACTGTCGCCGTCGCTGCGTCCGTTGCAGTCGGTGAAAAGCGAATGTCTGGTGCTTTCCGGATTGGACAAAAAGAACAGCCACGGTGGTGACGGCCACTATGCCAAGACCGCCAATTATTTGACAGGTATGCCGGTCGCCAAAACCACGGGCAAAGACATCAGCAGCGGCGGCGTTTCGATTGACCAATTGCTGGCCAGTCACATGAAAGACCAAACGCCATTGCCGTCACTGGAACTGGGCACCGAACCGGTCATCAGCGGCATCGACAGCAACGTCGGATACACTCGGTTGTACGGTTCGCATATTTCGTGGCAAACCGCTACGCGCCCCGTCGCCAAAGAAATCAACCCACGAGTCGTCTACGAACGATTGTTCGGCCAGCGGATCAACAGCGATACGGAAACCGCAGCGTCCTATCGCAATCTGCTGGACTATGTCCTCGAAGACGCCACCAGCGTTCGCAAGAAACTTGGCCGCGATGACCAATTCAAAATGGACGAATATCTAGATTCGGTCCGTTCGGTCGAACGGCAAATCGAATTCGCCAGCAACGAACGTGACCGTTCCTATGAACCGAGTCCCGCGGAAAAGGCCTTCGCCGGATCGAAACCCGGGATGCCAACCGAGTTTCCTGAACACATCGATGTGATGCTGGACCTGATGGTACTAGCGTTCCAATCGGATTCGACTCGCGTTGCATCGTTCATGTTTGCCAACGACGTTTCCGGACGCAACTTCTCGTTCGTCGACGGCGTCAGTGGCGGCCACCACGAACTGTCGCACCACGAGAACAACGAAACCAAGATCGCTCAGTATCAGAAGATCAATGAATGGCACGTCGCGCGGTTTGCGCGAATGATCGAAAAAATGCGAGCGGTCCCCGAAGGTGACGGAACGCTGCTGGATCACAGCATGATCATGTTCGGTTCCAGTTTCTCTGACGGCAACCGACACGATCCCGACAACTTGCCGATTCTGTTGGCGGGCCGTGGCGGCGGGGCGATTCAACCGGGCCGACACTTGGCCGCCGAAGGACAAGTTCCCCTTTGCAACCTGTACCTATCGATGCTGCGAAAGCACGGCATGGAACTGGAAAGTTTTGGTGACAGCAACGGTGAACTCGCCGATCTATAG